The Humulus lupulus chromosome 4, drHumLupu1.1, whole genome shotgun sequence genome has a window encoding:
- the LOC133831416 gene encoding protein MOR1-like, which yields MLDDRFKWKVREMEKWKEGKPSEARAALRISVREIGLDVAEQSGEVTRSVSGPVLPRKNYGNADIHVERQLMPRVLAGTNGPTDLNEALDIISFGSPKQSVEGMKVVCHELTQATNDPEGSAMDELIKDADRLVSCFANKVAKTFDFSLTGASSRSCKYVLNTLMQTFQNKRLAYAVKESTLDSLITELLLWLLDERVPHMDDGSQLLKALNVLMLKILDNADRTSSFVVLINLLRPLDPSRWPSPASNETFAVRNQKFSDLVVKCLIKLTKVLQSTIYEVDLDRILQSIHLYLQDLGMEEIRRRAGADDKPLRMVKTVLHELLKLRGAAIKGHLSMVLIDMKPQPIILAYIDLNLEKAIKTVQPATRREGFSAIPNVKLEDVGGLDLIRKELDRFIIRHFKYHEKFKCVCDWDDHENKFIEVEGIMRRQIKEWASEHCSAPFRAPELWDCPSNADIDERADIWSLGCTLYAIM from the exons ATGCTGGATGATAGGTTTAAATGGAAG GTTCGAGAGATGGAAAAATGGAAGGAAGGGAAGCCTAGCGAAGCCAGAGCTGCTTTGAGAATTTCTGTGAGGGAAATTGG ATTGGATGTAGCAGAGCAAAGTGGAGAGGTTACACGATCTGTCTCTGGCCCAGTACTTCCAAG GAAAAACTATGGGAATGCTGACATACATGTGGAGAGACAACTTATGCCCCGTGTTCTTGCTGGTACCAATGGCCCCACTGATTTGAATGAAGCTTTGGATATTATTTCTTTTGGTTCTCCTAAGCAG TCTGTTGAAGGAATGAAAGTCGTGTGTCATGAGCTGACACAAGCCACTAATGATCCAGAAGGCAGTGCAATGGATGAACTTATTAAAGATGCAGACAGACTTGTTTCATGCTTTGCAAACAAG GTTGCCAAGACCTTTGATTTCAGCTTGACAGGAGCATCATCTAGATCTTGTAAATATGTTCTCAACACCCTCATGCAG ACATTTCAAAACAAGAGACTGGCTTATGCTGTCAAGGAAAGCACTCTTGATAGTCTAATTACTGAGCTCCTTCTATGGCTGTTGGATGAGAGAGTTCCACATATGGATGATGGCAGCCAACTTTTAAAAGCTTTGAATGTTCTGATGCTAAAGATTCTG GATAATGCAGATCGAACTTCATCCTTTGTTGTTCTCATCAATCTCTTACGTCCATTAGATCCTTCAAGGTGGCCCTCACCTGCATCAAATGAGACATTTGCTGTCAGAAATCAGAAGTTCTCTGATCTGGTTGTTAAATGTTTGATAAAACTTACAAAG GTTCTTCAAAGCACTATTTATGAAGTCGACCTTGACCGCATCCTTCAAAGCATCCATTTGTATCTGCAAGACTTGGGGATGGAAGAAATTAGAAGACG TGCTGGTGCTGATGACAAGCCATTGCGCATGGTGAAAACTGTTCTACATGAACTACTGAAGCTTCGAGGAGCTGCTATTAAAGGTCACCTTTCAATGGTTCTTATTGACATGAAGCCTCAACCAATAATTCTTGCTTACATTGATCTTAATCTAGAG AAAGCTATAAAAACTGTCCAACCTGCTACTAGAAGAGAAGGGTTTTCTGCCATTCCTAATGTAAAATTGGAAGATGTAGGTGGACTAGATCTTATAAGGAAGGAACTTGATCGATTCATAATTAGGCATTTCAAATACCACGAGAAATTTAAG TGTGTTTGTGACTGGGATGATCATGAAAATAAGTTTATTGAAGTTGAAGGAATTATGAGAAGACAGATAAAG GAATGGGCATCTGAGCATTGTTCAGCACCTTTTCGAGCTCCTGAGTTGTGGGATTGTCCAAGTAATGCAGATATCGATGAGAGAGCTGATATTTGGTCATTAGGATGCACTTTATATGCGATAATGTGA